In a genomic window of Streptomyces sp. SJL17-4:
- a CDS encoding GNAT family N-acetyltransferase, which translates to MGGSPRVVISTGQALPDMDWTGELAGLTDSWPYLGPTWLRATEKVLPDVQPWHTLAHRARGELALLPGYILTTPPVVDHEPRTYLGWQAPSGEEVCCGAETDAARSAEVDALGTEPFFPTLLLGSPLGYRTEVAYNFWTPTLMGSIVDKLVPAAFEAGIRCIVAPWIPSRRGNDALVDALDAAGASTTFWGYEDFMSLDAPNWEGHLAALPLKKRQRIKGDVRRAEAAGVTIERVDGTDIRPYVARIAELTCLNREKNGAGEEPEHIVGILSALIDEGADVRAYLGYKDGALVATCVTIRKNHRLFPKWAGFDYAAIGERSGIYFALVLDAPVRDAYAEGLRTVEFGAGAHQAKALRGCTPREVRTSMLLSDAALRPQASAWLAAFGNSRRVAFGAASPAPAQPANLPLLGGSGDSGCCG; encoded by the coding sequence ATGGGTGGATCACCCCGCGTCGTCATCTCCACCGGCCAGGCCCTCCCGGACATGGACTGGACCGGCGAGCTCGCCGGTCTCACCGACTCGTGGCCGTACCTCGGACCCACCTGGCTGCGCGCCACGGAGAAGGTACTCCCCGACGTCCAGCCCTGGCACACCCTCGCCCACCGCGCCCGCGGTGAGCTGGCCCTTCTCCCCGGCTACATCCTCACCACCCCGCCGGTCGTCGACCACGAGCCGCGCACCTACCTCGGATGGCAGGCGCCCTCCGGCGAAGAGGTGTGCTGCGGCGCCGAGACCGACGCCGCGCGCAGCGCCGAGGTCGACGCCCTGGGAACCGAGCCCTTCTTCCCGACGCTCCTGCTCGGCTCCCCTCTGGGCTACCGCACCGAGGTCGCCTACAACTTCTGGACACCCACCCTGATGGGGTCCATCGTCGACAAGCTCGTGCCCGCCGCGTTCGAGGCAGGCATCCGCTGCATCGTCGCCCCCTGGATCCCCAGCCGGCGCGGCAACGACGCCCTCGTCGACGCGCTCGACGCCGCCGGCGCGTCCACCACCTTCTGGGGCTACGAGGACTTCATGAGCCTCGACGCGCCGAACTGGGAAGGACACCTCGCCGCCCTGCCGCTGAAGAAGCGTCAGCGCATCAAGGGCGACGTCCGCCGCGCCGAGGCCGCCGGCGTGACGATCGAGCGCGTCGACGGCACCGACATCCGCCCCTATGTGGCCCGCATCGCCGAACTCACCTGCCTCAACCGGGAGAAGAACGGCGCCGGCGAGGAGCCCGAGCACATCGTCGGCATCCTCTCCGCGCTCATCGACGAGGGCGCGGACGTCCGTGCCTACCTCGGCTACAAGGATGGCGCGCTGGTCGCCACCTGCGTCACCATCCGCAAGAACCACCGACTCTTCCCGAAGTGGGCCGGCTTCGACTACGCCGCGATCGGCGAGCGCAGCGGCATCTATTTCGCCCTCGTCCTGGATGCGCCCGTCCGCGACGCCTACGCCGAGGGGCTGCGCACCGTCGAGTTCGGCGCCGGAGCGCACCAGGCGAAGGCCCTGCGCGGCTGCACCCCGCGCGAAGTCCGTACATCGATGCTGCTCTCCGACGCGGCGCTGCGGCCGCAGGCGAGCGCATGGCTCGCCGCCTTCGGGAACAGCAGGCGCGTCGCGTTCGGCGCGGCGTCCCCCGCCCCGGCCCAGCCCGCGAACCTGCCCCTCCTGGGCGGCTCCGGCGACAGCGGCTGCTGCGGCTGA
- a CDS encoding DUF1326 domain-containing protein, producing MTQQATTGTRWHLAGDWFDVCKCAIPCPCTFAQPPTYGDCEGVMVWHIREGNFGEVRLDDLNVLMLGSFEGNPWAGTHTEPYAAVFLDERADDRQRAALGTVFGGEAGGWPAEFVAMFHPEMRGMDVVPIHVEIDEDLAAWRAEIPGRVTATAEALTGPTTPNGARVQVLNSPGSEVGPGQIATWGRSTVDRADAFGFAWERTGKSSKHFPFDWSGPE from the coding sequence ATGACACAGCAGGCCACCACCGGCACGCGCTGGCATCTGGCCGGCGACTGGTTCGACGTATGCAAGTGCGCGATTCCGTGCCCGTGCACGTTCGCGCAGCCCCCGACCTACGGCGACTGCGAAGGCGTCATGGTCTGGCACATCCGGGAGGGCAACTTCGGGGAGGTACGGCTCGACGATCTCAATGTCCTGATGCTCGGGTCGTTCGAGGGCAACCCGTGGGCCGGCACGCATACCGAGCCCTACGCCGCGGTCTTCCTGGACGAGCGTGCCGACGACCGGCAGCGGGCCGCGCTCGGGACCGTCTTCGGCGGTGAGGCGGGCGGATGGCCGGCGGAGTTCGTGGCGATGTTCCACCCCGAGATGCGGGGCATGGACGTCGTCCCCATCCACGTGGAGATCGACGAGGATCTCGCCGCGTGGCGAGCCGAGATCCCGGGCCGTGTCACGGCGACCGCCGAGGCGCTCACCGGCCCGACCACCCCGAACGGCGCACGCGTCCAGGTCCTCAACTCGCCGGGCTCCGAGGTGGGGCCGGGCCAGATCGCCACATGGGGGCGGTCCACCGTCGACCGCGCGGACGCGTTCGGCTTCGCCTGGGAACGCACCGGGAAGTCGAGCAAGCACTTCCCCTTCGACTGGAGCGGCCCTGAGTGA
- a CDS encoding MFS transporter, which translates to MLSVLRNRTYRHLFTAQVVALVGTGLATVALSLLAYDLAGGSASAVLGTALAIKMVAYVGIAPLISAFADRIPRRALLVTMDLIRAGVALTLPFVTEVWQVYILIFLLQGASAVFTPTFQATIPEVLPDEDDYTHALSLSRLAYDLESLFSPVLAAALLSLVSYNWLFTGTAAGFVVSGVLVVSVLLPKPLPVERTGGVYAKAAFGTRLFLATPRLRALLALDFVVAAVGAMVLVNTVVLVRDTLDHSAGDVSLALGAYGAGSMIVALLLPRAVGRLGDRTLMLPAAFAMTGALALLAAILGGGALTWPLLLAAWLVIGAATSAILTPGGRLLRRSAAAPDLPAAFAAQFSLTHACWLVTYPLAGWLAAQAGLAVSAAVLTAIALAAAAVAVRLWPRTDPAELTHSHPDLPGDHPHLADVPGRSHSHTFHIDALHQRWPAHTPVRERSAA; encoded by the coding sequence ATGCTGTCCGTCCTGAGGAACCGCACCTATCGCCACCTGTTCACCGCCCAGGTCGTCGCCCTCGTGGGCACCGGTCTGGCGACCGTGGCCCTGAGCCTGCTCGCGTACGACCTCGCCGGCGGGAGCGCCTCGGCTGTGCTGGGCACCGCCCTGGCCATCAAGATGGTCGCGTACGTTGGCATAGCCCCGCTGATCAGTGCCTTCGCCGACCGGATACCCCGGCGGGCGCTGCTCGTCACCATGGACCTCATCCGTGCGGGCGTCGCCCTGACCTTGCCGTTCGTCACCGAGGTGTGGCAGGTCTACATCCTGATCTTCCTGCTCCAAGGCGCGTCCGCTGTATTCACCCCTACCTTCCAGGCGACCATCCCCGAGGTACTGCCCGACGAGGACGACTACACCCACGCCCTGTCGCTCTCCCGGCTCGCCTACGACCTGGAAAGCCTCTTCAGCCCCGTACTGGCCGCCGCGCTGCTCTCGCTCGTCTCGTACAACTGGCTCTTCACCGGCACGGCCGCCGGTTTCGTGGTCTCCGGAGTCCTGGTCGTCTCCGTCCTGCTGCCCAAGCCCCTGCCGGTCGAACGCACCGGCGGCGTCTACGCGAAGGCCGCCTTCGGGACCCGCCTCTTCCTCGCCACCCCACGCCTGCGGGCCCTTCTCGCGCTCGACTTCGTGGTCGCGGCCGTCGGCGCCATGGTGCTGGTCAACACGGTCGTCCTGGTGAGGGACACCCTCGACCACTCGGCCGGTGACGTGTCACTCGCGCTGGGGGCGTACGGGGCCGGCTCGATGATCGTCGCGCTGCTGCTGCCGCGGGCCGTCGGACGCCTGGGTGACCGGACTCTGATGCTGCCCGCCGCCTTCGCCATGACCGGCGCGCTCGCATTGCTGGCGGCCATTCTCGGCGGAGGCGCGCTGACGTGGCCGCTCCTGCTGGCCGCCTGGCTGGTCATCGGGGCCGCAACCTCCGCGATCCTCACCCCCGGCGGACGACTGCTACGCCGCTCCGCGGCGGCACCGGATCTGCCCGCGGCCTTCGCCGCCCAGTTCTCCCTCACGCACGCCTGCTGGCTCGTCACCTACCCGCTGGCCGGCTGGCTCGCCGCCCAGGCCGGCCTGGCCGTGTCAGCCGCCGTGCTCACCGCCATCGCCCTCGCCGCCGCCGCGGTCGCCGTACGCCTGTGGCCGCGTACCGATCCCGCGGAGCTGACGCACTCCCACCCCGATCTACCCGGCGACCACCCTCACCTCGCCGATGTCCCCGGCCGCAGTCACAGCCACACCTTCCACATCGACGCCCTTCACCAGCGGTGGCCTGCGCACACACCCGTACGGGAGCGGTCCGCGGCGTAA
- a CDS encoding DUF4190 domain-containing protein: protein MIETGDAVPAEPENRAANISVGAAVFAVIVASGSVWGSAGTLYVPLTLGWLVLVELSSLTAIVAGHVARRRAKRQGLGGRWWALGAIVTGWLCALYALLVTLVAVGLVVGLAVLFDHMN from the coding sequence ATGATCGAAACGGGGGACGCCGTTCCGGCCGAGCCGGAGAACCGGGCAGCGAACATCAGCGTCGGGGCCGCGGTGTTCGCGGTGATCGTGGCCAGCGGCAGCGTGTGGGGCTCGGCGGGCACGCTCTACGTTCCCCTGACGCTCGGCTGGCTGGTGCTGGTCGAACTCTCCTCCCTGACCGCGATCGTCGCCGGGCACGTCGCCCGCCGTCGGGCGAAGCGCCAGGGATTGGGAGGGCGCTGGTGGGCTCTCGGAGCAATCGTCACCGGTTGGTTGTGTGCTCTCTACGCACTGCTCGTCACGTTGGTGGCGGTCGGCCTGGTGGTGGGTCTGGCGGTCCTGTTCGACCACATGAACTGA
- a CDS encoding phosphate ABC transporter substrate-binding protein encodes MSTEIRRRAPRFTGRRVRQGASAASAALLLAAALTGCAGSANAGSDAIQASGSTTVAPVASDAAEALKAKGLNITVATQGGSAGGISQLGTGQIDIALSSKPLSDKDHKAYPDADFVTTQIGADAVGVIITREVADGGVKGLSKAQVAGLFEGKITNWKEVGGPDLQVFVYDKEPGRGTREVLDKFIYGKDEPPAPPKSANYAIVGGNLETRNKLKSTRGSVAPLSTGFIDGHPELVAVPLEGVAPTLANVASGTYPMTRPLYMITNGKPKGTVKQYIDHILSPEGQKLLPKHGYLTREQMGL; translated from the coding sequence ATGTCCACCGAAATCCGCCGCAGAGCGCCGCGCTTCACCGGACGGCGTGTCCGCCAGGGCGCCTCTGCCGCCTCCGCCGCTCTTCTCCTGGCCGCCGCCCTGACCGGCTGCGCCGGCTCCGCGAACGCCGGCTCGGACGCCATCCAGGCCAGCGGCTCCACCACCGTCGCCCCGGTCGCCTCCGACGCCGCCGAGGCACTGAAGGCCAAGGGCCTGAACATCACCGTCGCCACTCAGGGCGGCTCCGCCGGCGGTATCTCCCAGCTCGGCACCGGCCAGATCGACATCGCCCTCAGCTCCAAGCCCCTGTCCGACAAGGACCACAAGGCGTACCCCGACGCGGACTTCGTCACCACGCAGATCGGCGCGGACGCCGTCGGCGTCATCATCACCAGGGAAGTGGCCGACGGCGGGGTCAAGGGTCTGTCCAAGGCACAGGTGGCGGGCCTGTTCGAGGGGAAGATCACCAACTGGAAGGAGGTCGGCGGCCCCGACCTCCAGGTCTTCGTGTACGACAAGGAGCCCGGCCGGGGCACCCGTGAGGTCCTCGACAAGTTCATCTACGGCAAGGACGAGCCGCCGGCCCCGCCCAAGTCCGCGAACTACGCCATCGTCGGCGGCAACCTGGAGACCCGCAACAAGCTGAAGTCCACCCGCGGTTCCGTCGCCCCGCTGTCGACCGGCTTCATCGACGGTCACCCCGAACTGGTCGCCGTGCCTCTGGAGGGCGTCGCGCCCACCCTGGCGAACGTGGCGTCCGGCACGTACCCGATGACCCGTCCGCTGTACATGATCACCAACGGCAAGCCGAAGGGCACCGTCAAGCAGTACATCGACCACATCCTCTCGCCCGAGGGCCAGAAGCTGCTGCCCAAGCACGGCTACCTCACGCGCGAGCAGATGGGCCTCTGA
- a CDS encoding RCCLKC-tail radical SAM protein, which yields MSSPRVLVASAFEAELQPLTSACAAAALQQHGADVVGWDAHLLPDAIPEGPFDLTLVSVQQFEGLERGIALARRVSEAYGTTVVTFGQYAQMNHREFLEVADGIIMEEPELISEELAQLAAGAIALDAVPALMTRTGMRPKPPRRRISVTKPARDLFPSLVHYPAHHSPFGLMGNIEASRGCHHKCTYCSVYGAYDGGVAAYDADSVLADALQLAEEGVRHFCFIDAEFFNSRTIGIGVVERLVEAIGPITFEFTTRVDHVLDYTKELEKLVSLGLRRVTCALEFPSNRILRIFDKHIDVDHMREAVDEAERIGFELYPTFIPFTPWIEYEELLGFEDWLVETGLARVTDPTALQTRLLLFKGSPLLSSPWMEDIATVDRGFWVEWTHPDKRVEELWQERRTDAEDAGKIRCCVKC from the coding sequence GTGAGTAGTCCCCGTGTTCTGGTCGCCTCCGCGTTCGAAGCGGAGCTCCAGCCCTTGACGTCCGCGTGTGCGGCAGCCGCTCTGCAGCAGCACGGCGCCGACGTCGTCGGCTGGGACGCGCACCTGCTTCCCGACGCCATTCCGGAAGGCCCCTTCGACCTCACGCTGGTCTCGGTCCAGCAGTTCGAGGGTCTCGAGCGGGGAATCGCCCTGGCGCGCAGGGTCTCGGAGGCGTACGGCACCACGGTCGTGACCTTCGGCCAGTACGCACAGATGAACCACCGAGAGTTCCTCGAGGTCGCCGACGGCATCATCATGGAGGAGCCCGAACTCATCAGCGAGGAGCTGGCCCAGCTCGCCGCCGGCGCCATCGCGCTCGACGCGGTGCCCGCCCTGATGACCCGCACGGGCATGCGGCCCAAGCCCCCACGCCGGCGCATCTCGGTCACCAAGCCTGCCCGGGACCTCTTCCCCTCCCTCGTGCACTACCCGGCGCACCACTCGCCGTTCGGCCTGATGGGCAACATCGAGGCGTCCCGCGGCTGCCACCACAAGTGCACCTACTGCTCCGTGTACGGCGCGTACGACGGCGGCGTCGCCGCCTACGACGCCGACAGCGTCCTGGCCGACGCCCTGCAGTTGGCGGAGGAGGGCGTGCGGCACTTCTGTTTCATCGACGCCGAGTTCTTCAACTCCCGCACCATCGGCATCGGTGTGGTCGAGCGACTCGTCGAGGCCATCGGCCCCATCACGTTCGAGTTCACCACCCGCGTCGACCACGTCCTCGACTACACGAAGGAACTGGAGAAGCTCGTCTCCCTCGGGCTGCGCCGCGTCACCTGCGCCCTCGAGTTCCCCTCCAACCGCATCCTGCGCATCTTCGACAAGCACATCGACGTCGACCACATGCGCGAGGCGGTCGACGAGGCCGAGCGGATCGGCTTCGAGCTGTACCCGACGTTCATCCCTTTCACCCCGTGGATCGAGTACGAGGAGCTCCTCGGCTTCGAGGACTGGCTGGTCGAGACGGGCCTCGCCCGCGTCACCGACCCCACCGCCCTGCAGACCCGACTGCTGCTGTTCAAGGGCTCCCCGCTGCTCTCCTCGCCCTGGATGGAGGACATCGCCACCGTCGACCGCGGCTTCTGGGTGGAGTGGACCCACCCCGACAAGCGAGTCGAGGAGCTCTGGCAGGAGCGCCGCACCGACGCCGAGGACGCGGGCAAGATCCGCTGCTGCGTGAAGTGCTGA
- a CDS encoding metalloregulator ArsR/SmtB family transcription factor, with the protein MSSRDTSPAATSAHQHTPSSRELLAAAGVFALLADATRLHLVWLLARGESDVTALAEAVGAARPAVSQHLAKLRLGGLVESRKEGRRVVYSLPDGHLKRLVVEAISHADHQVTGEPWHD; encoded by the coding sequence ATGTCCTCACGCGACACCTCTCCAGCTGCCACTTCTGCGCATCAGCACACCCCCAGCTCTCGCGAGCTTCTGGCGGCGGCCGGCGTCTTCGCGCTGCTCGCCGACGCGACCCGGCTGCACCTGGTGTGGCTGCTGGCCCGCGGGGAGTCGGACGTGACCGCGCTCGCAGAGGCGGTCGGCGCCGCCCGGCCCGCGGTCAGCCAGCATCTGGCGAAGCTCCGGCTCGGCGGCCTCGTCGAGTCGCGTAAGGAAGGCCGTCGCGTGGTCTACTCACTGCCGGACGGCCACCTCAAGCGCCTGGTCGTCGAGGCGATCAGCCACGCCGACCACCAGGTGACCGGCGAACCCTGGCACGACTGA
- a CDS encoding ATP-binding cassette domain-containing protein codes for MVDRTVIAVRDLQILDGTKRLVGPVTFELAAGSTTGLCGPSGAGKSTVLRALVDLLPHGLRRQGEVEVLGRPVRYGKGDAGLRSTVVLVPQTPVVFGGSILDNALFGLRHLVRASRTEMHDRVEQALREAGLWSEISDRLDTPAQTLSNGQRQRLCLARALALEPAALLLDEPTSALDERSRDTVEESVAALRGNRTVLLVSHDPAQVERLCDRTVRIDLPNTWQPSPAAV; via the coding sequence ATGGTCGACAGGACTGTCATCGCGGTCCGCGACCTGCAGATCCTCGACGGCACCAAGCGCCTGGTCGGACCAGTGACGTTCGAACTGGCCGCCGGATCCACCACCGGCCTGTGCGGTCCGTCGGGCGCCGGCAAGTCCACCGTGCTACGTGCCCTGGTCGACCTGCTGCCCCACGGGCTCCGCCGTCAGGGCGAGGTGGAGGTCCTCGGCCGTCCCGTCCGGTACGGCAAGGGGGACGCCGGCCTGCGCAGCACCGTCGTCCTGGTACCGCAGACCCCCGTGGTCTTCGGCGGCAGCATCCTGGACAACGCCCTGTTCGGCCTCCGTCACCTGGTACGGGCGTCCCGGACGGAGATGCACGACCGCGTCGAGCAGGCACTGCGCGAGGCGGGCCTGTGGAGCGAGATCTCCGATCGGCTGGACACGCCGGCCCAGACGCTGTCCAACGGCCAGCGCCAACGGCTCTGCCTGGCCCGGGCCTTGGCCCTCGAACCCGCGGCCCTCCTGCTCGACGAGCCGACAAGCGCCCTGGACGAACGGAGCCGCGACACGGTCGAGGAGTCCGTGGCGGCTCTGCGGGGCAACCGGACTGTCCTGCTCGTCTCGCACGACCCCGCACAGGTGGAACGGCTCTGCGACCGGACGGTCCGCATCGACCTGCCGAACACGTGGCAGCCTTCCCCGGCCGCGGTCTGA
- a CDS encoding DUF2182 domain-containing protein yields the protein MLFWKQPQEGTPMRRSRISAFVSARSTAPTGAGGGLQPKRDLAAAWILVVLIAVPAWVLTIGQARDMGVEPGTMGMTLPLFLLLWVTMMAAMMLPSMAPVAITWVRGIGRQSSGWTRTARTVEFVGGYLLVWTAFGLLAYAALAITGGLVDDHPTAGRWIGAVAFLLAGLYQLGPLKNVCLRHCRDPLSHLVRYAGFRRPARDLRVGVHHGAYCVGCCAGLMVVFVPLGMMNVAAMAGLAVVIFVEKLWSRGVLLSGVVGIAFLVLALLAPFQDWMLPGLEGSMPPMDGM from the coding sequence GTGCTGTTCTGGAAGCAGCCGCAGGAAGGCACGCCGATGCGTCGCAGCCGGATCTCCGCCTTCGTATCCGCCCGGTCGACCGCCCCGACCGGAGCCGGCGGGGGGTTGCAGCCCAAGCGGGATCTCGCGGCCGCCTGGATCCTCGTCGTCCTGATCGCGGTGCCCGCCTGGGTTCTGACGATCGGTCAGGCCCGGGACATGGGCGTCGAGCCCGGCACCATGGGGATGACGCTGCCCCTGTTCCTGCTGCTCTGGGTGACGATGATGGCGGCCATGATGCTTCCGTCCATGGCACCGGTGGCCATCACCTGGGTACGTGGGATCGGCCGCCAGTCCTCCGGCTGGACCCGGACCGCCCGCACCGTCGAGTTCGTGGGCGGATACCTGCTCGTGTGGACCGCCTTCGGACTACTCGCCTATGCGGCCCTGGCCATCACGGGCGGCCTGGTGGACGACCATCCCACCGCCGGACGCTGGATCGGTGCGGTCGCCTTCCTGCTCGCCGGCCTGTATCAGCTCGGTCCCCTCAAGAACGTCTGTCTGCGGCACTGTCGTGACCCGCTGAGTCATCTGGTGCGTTACGCCGGCTTCCGGCGACCGGCCCGCGACCTGCGGGTGGGCGTCCACCACGGCGCGTACTGCGTCGGCTGCTGTGCCGGGCTGATGGTCGTCTTCGTTCCGCTCGGCATGATGAACGTGGCGGCGATGGCCGGACTGGCCGTGGTGATCTTCGTGGAGAAGCTGTGGTCCCGGGGCGTCCTCCTCAGTGGTGTCGTGGGCATCGCCTTCCTCGTCCTGGCGTTGCTCGCACCGTTCCAGGACTGGATGCTGCCTGGGCTGGAGGGCTCGATGCCACCCATGGACGGCATGTAA
- the pstC gene encoding phosphate ABC transporter permease subunit PstC has translation MGLTLERPAQAPGPAASRPSSGSGRGSRARWVWGWAYSGILSVLLTLTVLLGYLVTGIASGTVDWAALFTSSTWSPGTLAFGGLAMIYGSAAVCVLALSLAVPVGWAAAVALSEYLPPRLAKPLRLSIELLAAVPSIVYGLIGIMVIRPFVADLGDVPGGDSLLAAGIVLAVMIMPTIVAVSVDALAAVPGRYRETAYSLGLTRREVVRSAVLPQARSGMRAGVLLGLARALGEAIAVFMVIGRADGRLPESSGDIFSSLVRPGQTLTTKLAGPEPMLAGTSGPYFAALCGLGIILLALVAVATVWGTRGSTGRAARAPRARRSSAWLRTPKDRLTAVVRLGALLLPGALLVGMLGILLARGGAALDPAFWFSPSEGAAGGGIRDQILGTLLLLATTALIALPLGYGAGVMIGTRASARTARVLETLTVAIGGTPTILLGLAGYVLFCTTMGWGRSWLAGAVVLVPVVVPVVALTTAGRIRSMPAEITEAAFALGLTTSQYVRSVVIPYTWPATLTGLLLGLARAAGETAPLIFTATVFFGAPALPTGIVNAPVQALPTHIFTLSQDSGAPEAIAQAWGSALVLVLITAGLLSLAVLLRNRFEGARRWTT, from the coding sequence ATGGGGCTCACTCTGGAGCGCCCCGCCCAGGCGCCCGGACCCGCCGCGTCGCGGCCGTCCTCCGGGAGCGGCCGCGGCAGCCGGGCGAGATGGGTCTGGGGTTGGGCGTACAGCGGCATCCTGTCCGTGCTGCTCACCCTCACGGTCCTGCTCGGCTACCTGGTCACGGGCATCGCGAGCGGAACGGTCGACTGGGCGGCCCTGTTCACCTCATCCACCTGGAGTCCGGGGACTCTCGCCTTCGGCGGCCTCGCCATGATCTACGGCTCGGCGGCCGTATGCGTCCTGGCACTGTCGCTCGCCGTCCCTGTCGGCTGGGCGGCGGCCGTCGCCTTGTCCGAGTACCTGCCGCCCCGCCTCGCCAAGCCGCTGCGCCTGAGCATCGAACTCCTGGCGGCAGTCCCCTCCATCGTCTACGGCCTGATCGGCATCATGGTGATCAGGCCGTTCGTGGCGGACCTCGGCGACGTGCCCGGCGGTGACAGCCTCCTCGCAGCCGGCATCGTCCTGGCTGTGATGATCATGCCGACGATCGTGGCGGTCAGCGTGGACGCCCTGGCCGCCGTGCCCGGCCGGTACCGGGAGACCGCGTACTCCCTCGGCCTGACCCGCCGCGAGGTCGTCCGGTCCGCCGTCCTGCCCCAGGCCCGGTCGGGCATGCGCGCCGGTGTCCTCCTCGGCCTGGCCCGGGCACTGGGCGAGGCCATCGCGGTCTTCATGGTCATCGGCCGCGCCGACGGACGGTTGCCGGAGTCGTCGGGGGACATCTTCTCCTCCCTCGTGCGCCCCGGTCAGACGCTCACCACCAAGCTGGCCGGCCCCGAGCCGATGCTCGCGGGCACCTCCGGCCCGTACTTCGCAGCACTGTGCGGTCTCGGCATCATCCTGCTGGCCCTGGTCGCCGTCGCCACCGTATGGGGCACCCGCGGCTCCACGGGACGGGCCGCGCGCGCTCCGCGTGCCCGTCGGTCCTCCGCGTGGCTGCGCACTCCGAAGGACCGGCTCACCGCCGTCGTCCGTCTCGGGGCACTGCTGCTGCCGGGGGCCCTGCTCGTCGGCATGCTCGGCATCCTGCTGGCCCGCGGCGGCGCGGCGCTCGATCCGGCCTTCTGGTTCTCGCCCTCCGAAGGCGCGGCAGGTGGCGGCATACGCGACCAGATCCTCGGTACGCTCCTGCTCCTTGCGACGACGGCGCTGATCGCGCTGCCGCTCGGTTACGGAGCGGGCGTCATGATCGGCACGCGGGCCTCCGCGAGAACCGCCCGCGTCCTGGAGACGCTGACCGTGGCGATCGGCGGGACGCCCACCATCCTGCTGGGCCTCGCGGGGTACGTCCTCTTCTGCACGACCATGGGCTGGGGCCGTTCCTGGCTGGCCGGCGCCGTGGTCCTGGTGCCCGTGGTGGTGCCGGTGGTCGCCCTCACCACCGCGGGCCGGATCCGGAGCATGCCGGCGGAGATCACCGAGGCCGCATTCGCCCTGGGCCTCACCACCTCCCAGTACGTCCGCTCCGTGGTCATCCCGTACACCTGGCCGGCCACGCTCACCGGCCTCCTGCTCGGCCTGGCCCGCGCGGCGGGCGAGACGGCCCCCCTCATCTTCACCGCCACGGTGTTCTTCGGAGCCCCCGCCCTCCCGACCGGCATCGTCAACGCTCCGGTCCAGGCCCTGCCCACGCACATCTTCACTCTGTCGCAGGACTCGGGCGCCCCGGAGGCGATCGCCCAGGCGTGGGGCAGCGCCCTCGTCCTGGTCCTGATCACCGCGGGCCTGCTCAGCCTGGCGGTCCTCCTGCGCAACCGCTTCGAAGGAGCACGACGATGGACGACGTGA